One genomic segment of Streptomyces sp. RKND-216 includes these proteins:
- a CDS encoding LCP family protein, producing the protein MDAQGRRHAGDIDPADQWVFNPSTGTYELQSGPAADNSRHTYGNGDRMTAPRQRTSSSTKPTDRQRAATDGYVPPQRGRRRTRPQDDGEHPRSGDDGGGPRASRRKPRPKSTGKKRALQWGGGILGMLLLVGCASVAWTYYRLNGNLTTVDVGIDNPAVSDGPLNILLIGTDSRQGKGNDGYGDAESVGHADTTLLFHVSADRSNATVLSIPRDLMVDVPDCPVTQEDGSKKIIPGTQNVRFNTSLGQFGRDPGCTWRTVHEVTGVQPNHFMLADFNAVKELSTAVGGVGVCLEHPVKDPKSHLDLPAGRSVVEGEQALAFVRTRKSIGFSSDLDRIKLQQQFLSSMVRKMKSSDTLTDPGKLFDLADVATKSLTVDDGIGGVDKLIALAKDLRRIDTKNISFVTAPVLDNPEDPNTVILDPNKAQPLFRMVQQDKSLTKTDKGKKKAKKDQGADLSKVEKAPASEVRVDVLNGGAPAGSAQTTLTWLQTEQGVPLSTNAGNAPKELEKTTLEYAPNQASQAAALAEMMGLPSSALKQTSGDAGPQEGMTLTLGADFVEPGVKLEAPDKAPVDAVNAGDKSLCAG; encoded by the coding sequence GTGGACGCGCAAGGCCGGCGACACGCAGGCGACATCGACCCCGCAGACCAGTGGGTGTTCAACCCGAGCACCGGCACCTACGAACTGCAGTCGGGCCCTGCTGCCGACAACTCCCGCCACACGTACGGCAACGGCGACCGCATGACGGCGCCACGCCAGAGAACGTCCTCCTCCACGAAGCCTACCGACCGTCAACGCGCGGCGACCGACGGCTACGTACCGCCGCAGCGCGGACGCCGCCGCACCCGCCCGCAGGACGACGGCGAGCACCCCCGTTCCGGGGACGACGGCGGCGGGCCGCGCGCCAGCCGCCGCAAGCCCCGCCCGAAATCGACCGGGAAGAAGCGCGCCCTGCAGTGGGGCGGAGGCATACTCGGCATGCTCCTGCTGGTCGGCTGCGCGAGCGTGGCCTGGACGTACTACCGGCTGAACGGCAACCTCACGACCGTCGACGTCGGCATCGACAACCCGGCGGTCTCCGACGGCCCGCTGAACATCCTGCTCATCGGCACCGACTCCCGGCAGGGCAAGGGCAACGACGGCTACGGCGACGCGGAGAGCGTCGGCCACGCCGACACCACGCTGCTCTTCCACGTCTCCGCCGACCGCTCCAACGCCACGGTGCTCTCCATCCCGCGCGACCTGATGGTCGACGTCCCCGACTGCCCGGTGACGCAGGAGGACGGCTCCAAGAAGATCATCCCCGGTACCCAGAACGTGCGCTTCAACACCAGCCTGGGCCAGTTCGGCAGGGACCCGGGCTGCACCTGGCGCACGGTGCATGAAGTGACGGGCGTCCAGCCCAACCACTTCATGCTGGCGGACTTCAACGCGGTGAAGGAACTCTCCACTGCCGTCGGTGGCGTCGGGGTATGCCTCGAACACCCCGTCAAGGACCCCAAGTCCCACCTGGACCTCCCCGCCGGACGCAGCGTCGTCGAGGGCGAACAGGCCCTGGCCTTCGTACGGACGAGGAAGTCGATCGGCTTCTCCAGCGACCTGGACCGGATCAAGCTCCAGCAGCAGTTCCTGAGTTCCATGGTGCGCAAGATGAAGTCCAGCGACACCCTCACCGACCCGGGCAAGCTGTTCGACCTGGCGGACGTGGCCACCAAGTCGCTGACGGTGGACGACGGCATCGGCGGGGTGGACAAGCTGATCGCCCTCGCCAAGGACCTGCGTCGGATCGACACGAAGAACATCAGCTTCGTCACCGCGCCGGTGCTGGACAACCCGGAGGACCCGAACACGGTCATACTGGACCCGAACAAGGCCCAGCCGCTCTTCCGCATGGTCCAGCAGGACAAGTCCCTGACGAAGACCGACAAGGGCAAGAAGAAGGCGAAGAAGGACCAGGGCGCCGACCTGTCGAAGGTCGAGAAGGCGCCCGCGTCCGAGGTGCGGGTCGACGTGCTCAACGGCGGCGCCCCGGCCGGGTCCGCGCAGACCACGCTCACCTGGCTCCAGACCGAACAGGGCGTGCCGCTCTCCACCAACGCGGGCAACGCCCCGAAGGAGCTGGAGAAGACGACGCTCGAATACGCCCCGAACCAGGCCTCTCAGGCCGCCGCCCTGGCGGAGATGATGGGGCTGCCCTCCTCGGCGCTGAAGCAGACCTCCGGGGACGCCGGACCGCAGGAGGGGATGACCCTCACGCTCGGCGCGGACTTCGTCGAACCGGGCGTGAAACTGGAGGCGCCCGACAAGGCCCCCGTGGACGCCGTCAACGCCGGCGACAAGTCCCTCTGCGCCGGATAG
- a CDS encoding LCP family protein produces the protein MTTHTGPIGDDGTAATPAASPETTEAGPANSASRPRPSDRRRRALRWVAFGTSAALLTGAGTAWAVLRDLDGNIRTDTSTARELARHAGERPDPTAGETRNVLLLGSDSREGRNSGYGDAIGARSDTTILLHLPADRSHATAVSIPRDLMVDVPECRRSDGTTTRAQFAQFNWAFQFGGAACTIRTVERLTGVRIDHHLIVDFKGFKNIVNAVGGVEVCLPHDVHDRDASLDLEAGRQTLNGKQALGYVRARKAFDGSDTQRIGRQQDFLASLLDEVREEGVLTDPSKLYPLLDAATSALTADEGLDSLRELYGLVRSLRETPEGEVHFLTVPRQPHTLDPNRDELVQPAANQLFERLRDGEPARVTHTTTPGATPDSSPEPESPYREASDATGVCGGDGARNGGN, from the coding sequence GTGACCACGCACACCGGCCCCATCGGCGACGACGGAACGGCCGCCACCCCGGCGGCCTCCCCGGAGACCACCGAAGCCGGACCGGCGAACTCCGCTTCCCGGCCGCGCCCCTCGGACCGGCGGCGCCGCGCACTGCGCTGGGTGGCCTTCGGCACGTCGGCGGCGCTGCTGACCGGCGCCGGCACGGCGTGGGCGGTGCTGCGGGACCTCGACGGCAACATCCGCACCGACACCTCGACCGCCCGCGAACTGGCCCGCCACGCGGGCGAACGCCCCGACCCGACGGCGGGCGAGACGCGGAACGTCCTGCTGCTGGGCTCCGACAGCCGGGAGGGGCGTAACTCCGGCTACGGCGACGCGATCGGCGCCCGCAGCGACACCACGATCCTGCTGCACCTGCCGGCCGACCGCAGCCACGCCACCGCCGTGTCGATCCCGCGCGACCTGATGGTCGACGTCCCCGAGTGCCGCCGGTCCGACGGCACCACCACCCGGGCGCAGTTCGCCCAGTTCAACTGGGCGTTCCAGTTCGGCGGCGCGGCCTGCACCATCCGCACCGTGGAGAGGCTGACCGGGGTGCGGATCGACCACCACCTGATCGTCGACTTCAAGGGCTTCAAGAACATCGTGAACGCCGTCGGGGGCGTCGAGGTCTGCCTGCCGCACGACGTCCACGACCGGGACGCCAGCCTGGACCTGGAGGCGGGGCGGCAGACGCTGAACGGCAAGCAGGCGCTCGGCTACGTGCGGGCCCGCAAGGCCTTCGACGGCAGCGACACCCAACGCATCGGCCGCCAGCAGGACTTCCTCGCCTCGCTGCTGGACGAGGTGCGCGAGGAAGGGGTGCTGACCGACCCGTCCAAGCTCTACCCGCTGCTCGACGCCGCCACGTCGGCACTGACCGCGGACGAGGGCCTGGACTCGCTCCGCGAGCTGTACGGGCTGGTGCGGAGCCTGCGGGAGACGCCCGAGGGCGAGGTGCACTTCCTCACTGTGCCCCGGCAGCCCCACACCCTCGACCCGAACCGGGACGAACTCGTACAGCCCGCCGCAAACCAGCTGTTCGAAAGGCTGCGCGACGGAGAACCCGCGCGCGTGACACACACCACAACACCAGGAGCGACGCCCGACTCGTCGCCGGAGCCAGAATCCCCTTACCGTGAGGCCTCCGATGCCACCGGCGTATGCGGCGGGGACGGTGCACGGAATGGGGGGAATTGA
- a CDS encoding TIGR03089 family protein, which produces MNATDRTPADLLSSALAADPARPLVTFYDDATGERVELSVATLANWVAKTGNLLQDDLSAAPGDRLALLLPAHWQTAVWLLACSAVGVTVDLHGDPSGADLAVAGPDALDAARACGGERVALALRPMGTRFPQPPEGFADYAVEVPGQGDRFTPYAPVDADTTALVLPGGEELTGAQLVERARADAAGLGLEAGSRLLTRLPYDDWAGVSAGLYAPLAAGASVVLCRNADGLDAAALEHRRDAERVTHTAG; this is translated from the coding sequence ATGAACGCCACCGACCGCACCCCCGCCGACCTGCTGTCTTCCGCGCTCGCCGCCGACCCTGCGCGCCCGCTGGTGACCTTTTACGACGACGCCACCGGCGAACGCGTGGAACTCTCCGTCGCGACCCTCGCCAATTGGGTGGCGAAGACCGGCAACCTACTCCAGGACGACCTGTCCGCCGCGCCCGGCGACCGGCTCGCGCTGCTGCTCCCGGCGCACTGGCAGACCGCCGTCTGGCTGCTCGCCTGCTCCGCCGTCGGGGTGACCGTGGACCTGCACGGCGACCCGTCCGGTGCGGATCTCGCCGTCGCCGGCCCGGACGCCCTCGACGCGGCACGCGCCTGTGGCGGCGAACGGGTGGCCCTCGCGCTGCGGCCGATGGGCACCCGCTTCCCGCAGCCCCCGGAGGGCTTCGCGGACTACGCGGTGGAGGTCCCCGGCCAGGGCGACCGCTTCACGCCGTACGCCCCGGTGGACGCCGACACCACCGCGCTCGTCCTCCCCGGCGGCGAGGAGCTGACCGGGGCGCAGCTCGTCGAGCGGGCACGCGCGGACGCGGCGGGGCTCGGCCTGGAAGCCGGCTCGCGACTGCTGACGCGCCTGCCGTACGACGACTGGGCCGGGGTGTCGGCCGGGCTGTACGCGCCGCTCGCCGCCGGGGCGTCCGTGGTGCTGTGCCGGAACGCGGACGGGCTGGACGCCGCCGCGCTGGAGCACCGCCGCGACGCCGAACGGGTCACCCACACCGCCGGCTGA
- a CDS encoding N-acetylmuramoyl-L-alanine amidase — translation MRIRTRNAATGDWSGWRTLATHSEHAPTPSHRAGGEDGAQRGSTPPLWVGRSDGVQVQVRPEHGELPRGLRMELVDPGDAPARIADAAGGRPASDVPGTSARAGAPRGGGAQSLAEDEPAEKQGTEKEPAEKRAAEKAPVEEQAAEETPAREESAGEKAAAAPGRLPALTMEETLADAAEHDLTPEVRAADGKPHVGPRPGIVIRSGWGADESVRESGYAYGDDVKMAFVHHTAGSNGYSCKEAPKVIRGIYRYHVKSLGWRDIGYNFLVDKCGTLYEGRAGGVTQPVRGAHTLGFNNASMGVAVLGDFSSKNPPKKATDAIAKLTAWKLGLYGVNAEGRTRMTSEGGKYSKGAKVRMRTISGHRDGFSTACPGKQLYGDLGAVRKLAAKLQGR, via the coding sequence GTGCGCATCCGTACCCGGAATGCGGCGACGGGCGACTGGTCGGGCTGGCGGACCCTCGCCACGCACAGCGAACACGCCCCGACGCCGTCCCACCGGGCCGGCGGCGAGGACGGCGCGCAGCGCGGCTCCACCCCGCCCCTGTGGGTCGGCCGTTCGGACGGCGTCCAGGTGCAGGTCCGCCCCGAGCACGGCGAACTCCCGCGCGGCCTGCGGATGGAACTGGTCGACCCCGGTGACGCCCCGGCCCGGATCGCCGACGCCGCCGGCGGACGTCCGGCCTCCGACGTACCGGGCACGAGCGCACGAGCCGGCGCTCCGCGAGGCGGCGGGGCGCAGAGCCTCGCGGAGGACGAGCCCGCGGAGAAGCAGGGCACCGAGAAGGAGCCTGCGGAGAAGCGGGCCGCCGAGAAGGCGCCCGTCGAGGAGCAGGCCGCCGAGGAGACTCCGGCCCGGGAGGAGTCGGCCGGGGAGAAGGCCGCCGCCGCGCCGGGCCGGCTGCCCGCGCTGACCATGGAGGAGACCCTGGCGGACGCGGCCGAGCACGACCTCACCCCCGAGGTGCGGGCGGCGGACGGCAAGCCGCACGTCGGGCCCCGGCCCGGCATCGTCATCCGCAGCGGCTGGGGTGCCGACGAGAGCGTGCGCGAGAGCGGCTACGCGTACGGCGACGACGTGAAGATGGCCTTCGTCCACCACACCGCGGGCAGCAACGGCTACAGCTGCAAGGAAGCGCCCAAGGTCATCCGCGGAATCTACCGCTACCACGTCAAGAGCCTCGGCTGGCGCGACATCGGCTACAACTTCCTCGTCGACAAGTGCGGCACCCTCTACGAGGGCCGGGCCGGCGGGGTCACCCAGCCGGTGCGCGGCGCCCACACTCTCGGCTTCAACAACGCCAGCATGGGCGTCGCCGTCCTCGGCGACTTCAGCAGCAAGAACCCGCCGAAGAAGGCCACCGACGCCATCGCCAAGCTCACCGCCTGGAAGCTCGGGCTCTACGGCGTCAACGCCGAGGGCCGCACCCGTATGACGTCCGAGGGCGGCAAGTACAGCAAGGGCGCCAAGGTCAGGATGCGCACCATCTCCGGCCACCGGGACGGCTTCTCCACCGCCTGCCCCGGCAAGCAGCTCTACGGGGATCTGGGCGCCGTCCGGAAGCTCGCCGCCAAGCTCCAGGGGCGCTGA
- a CDS encoding NDP-sugar synthase, with protein MTEAILLVGGKGTRLRPLTVHTPKPMVPAAGVPFLTHQLARARAAGVEHVVMATSYLAEVFEPYFGDGSDLGLHLEYVTEEEPLGTGGALRNVASRLTSGPDEPVLVFNGDILTGLDIRALVRTHADTGADVSLHLTRVADPRAFGLVPTDDDGRVTAFLEKPQTPEEIVTDQINAGAYVFQRSVIDTIPHDRPVSVERETFPGLLADGAHLQGMVDSTYWLDLGTPQAFVRGSADLVLGHAPSPAVPGRRGACLVLDGATVAEDAKLSGGTAVGAGAVVGTGARVEGSTLLDDAVVEPDAVVRDSLIGAGARIGARTVLDGAVIGDRAEVGPDNELRDGIRIWCGARIGAGAVRFSSDQ; from the coding sequence TTGACTGAGGCGATTCTCCTCGTCGGAGGCAAGGGCACCCGGCTGCGGCCGCTCACGGTGCACACGCCCAAGCCGATGGTCCCGGCCGCGGGGGTGCCCTTCCTCACCCATCAGCTCGCCCGTGCCCGCGCCGCCGGGGTCGAGCACGTGGTGATGGCCACCTCCTACCTCGCGGAGGTGTTCGAGCCGTACTTCGGCGACGGCTCCGACCTCGGCCTGCACCTGGAGTACGTCACCGAGGAGGAGCCGCTGGGCACCGGCGGGGCCCTGCGCAACGTCGCCTCCCGCCTCACCTCCGGGCCGGACGAACCGGTGCTCGTCTTCAACGGCGACATTCTCACCGGCCTGGACATCCGCGCGCTGGTCCGCACGCACGCCGACACCGGAGCCGACGTGTCCCTGCACCTCACGCGGGTGGCCGACCCGCGCGCGTTCGGGCTCGTCCCGACTGACGACGACGGGCGCGTCACCGCCTTCCTGGAGAAGCCGCAGACGCCCGAGGAGATCGTCACCGACCAGATCAACGCGGGCGCGTACGTGTTCCAGCGGTCCGTGATCGACACGATCCCCCACGACCGTCCGGTGTCCGTCGAACGCGAGACCTTTCCCGGCCTGCTCGCCGACGGCGCCCACCTCCAGGGCATGGTCGACTCCACCTACTGGCTGGACCTCGGCACCCCGCAGGCCTTCGTCCGCGGCTCCGCCGACCTGGTGCTGGGGCACGCTCCCTCGCCGGCCGTGCCGGGCCGCCGCGGCGCGTGCCTGGTGCTGGACGGAGCGACCGTCGCCGAGGACGCCAAGCTCTCCGGCGGCACCGCCGTCGGCGCGGGCGCGGTCGTCGGCACCGGAGCCCGCGTCGAGGGCAGCACCCTGCTCGACGACGCGGTCGTGGAGCCGGACGCCGTCGTACGCGACTCCTTGATCGGCGCGGGCGCGCGCATCGGTGCGCGCACCGTACTGGACGGCGCCGTCATCGGCGACCGCGCGGAGGTCGGCCCCGACAACGAGCTGCGCGACGGCATCCGCATATGGTGCGGTGCACGCATCGGGGCCGGTGCGGTGCGGTTCTCCTCCGACCAGTGA
- a CDS encoding DNA-3-methyladenine glycosylase 2 family protein — protein MLSSLHVLRRGPYDPTCRVVDGAVWRTMRTPAGPVTLRIAARGGGSGVRVEAEAWGTGAEWSLDRLPALLGADDDPGAFVAHHDLLREAHRRNPGLRLVRTGLVMESLIPSVLEQKVTAEEAHRAWRRLVRRFGEPAPGPREDLHVLPAPRTWALIPSWEWHRAGVDSKRSATILRAVQRWSRMEEAARMDLDAAVARLCAIPGIGPWTAAETLQRSNGAADALTVGDLHLPGIVGYALTGRRGCDDDGMLELLAPYAAQGQRHRAARLLLTTGRIPPRRVPKMPRTDIATL, from the coding sequence CTGCTGAGCAGTCTGCACGTGCTGCGTCGCGGCCCGTACGACCCCACCTGCCGGGTGGTGGACGGCGCGGTGTGGCGCACCATGCGGACGCCCGCCGGGCCGGTCACGCTGCGGATCGCCGCCCGGGGCGGCGGGTCCGGCGTCCGCGTCGAGGCGGAGGCGTGGGGGACCGGCGCGGAATGGTCGCTGGACCGGCTTCCGGCGCTGCTCGGCGCCGACGACGACCCCGGCGCGTTCGTGGCCCACCACGACCTGCTGCGCGAGGCGCACCGCCGCAACCCCGGCCTGCGGCTCGTCCGCACCGGCCTGGTGATGGAGTCGCTGATCCCGTCGGTGCTGGAGCAGAAGGTCACCGCGGAGGAGGCGCACCGTGCCTGGCGCCGCCTGGTGCGCCGCTTCGGTGAGCCGGCACCCGGCCCGCGCGAGGACCTGCACGTCCTGCCCGCGCCGCGGACCTGGGCGCTGATTCCCTCCTGGGAGTGGCACCGCGCCGGGGTCGATTCCAAGCGCTCCGCGACGATCCTGCGTGCCGTGCAGCGCTGGTCGCGCATGGAGGAGGCCGCACGCATGGACCTCGACGCGGCGGTCGCCCGGCTCTGCGCCATCCCCGGCATCGGCCCGTGGACCGCTGCGGAGACGCTGCAGCGCAGCAACGGCGCGGCCGACGCGCTGACGGTCGGCGACCTGCACCTGCCGGGCATCGTGGGCTACGCCCTGACCGGACGCCGGGGCTGCGACGACGACGGCATGCTGGAACTGCTGGCTCCCTACGCGGCGCAGGGCCAGCGCCACCGCGCGGCCCGGCTCCTGCTCACGACCGGCCGCATCCCGCCGCGCCGCGTGCCCAAGATGCCCCGCACCGACATCGCCACGCTCTGA